The window ATATTTTTAGGCGGCAAATGCGCCTTTTGCAAGCAAAAGATAAGCCTTGTCTATCCAGTGATCGAGCTAGCCTCCGGGATGCTTTTTCTGATCTGCTTTTTTAAAGAGTGCGGCGAAATTTTAAGTGTAGAAGCGCCGCTTTACGCACTATTTTTAGGGCTTTGCTTTGTTATGTTGCTAGCTCTTAGCGTCATAGACATAAGATATAAAGCTGTGCCAGATCCTCTTCTTTTTGCGGCACTATTTTTCGCATTTATCTACGCTCTGATGCTTTTTATATTTAAAGAAAATTTTGCCCAAATTTTAAATTTATTCCTTTTTGCACTTATCTTTTGGGTGCTTAGATTTGTCGTAAGTTTTGCCATAAAAAAAGAAGCGATGGGTAGTGCAGATATCTTTATAGTAGCGATCATCGGAGCTATCTTGCCAGTCAAACTGGCTCTAGTGGCCATCTATCTTGCAGCACTTTTTACACTTCCAGTCTATGCAATCGTTCAAAAAAAGGGCTATGAGCTGGCTTTTGTGCCGTTTTTAAGTCTTGGATTACTTATTACATACGCTTTTAAAGAGCAAATTTTAGAAATTTTAAGGTTTATTTATGAGTAGAGTGAATAGATATCTTTTGTTTAACTTCCTAGGGACTTTTGCATCGCTATTTAGTACGCTTTTTTTGATCATGTCGATCGTATTTTTCATCCAGATCGCGCGCATCACTTCTTACATTGAAATCAGTTTTGGCGAGCTTTTTAAACTCTACTCATTTATGCTTCCACGCGTACTACTTTTTGTCGTGCCTATCGCATTTTTTGTATCACTTGCGATGACTCTTTTTAGATTATCAAAAGAGAATGAAAGTATCGTTATTTTTACGCTTGGTGGCTCACCAAATAAAATAGCAAGATTTTTTTTAGCATTTTCAGCCCTTTTAAGTACCGCTTTGCTGGTAGTTGCCATCGTCATGATACCAATAGCCGCACAGCTAAATGCAAATTTTATTGATTATAAAAAGACTGTTGCAAAGCTAAATTTAAAGCCAACTCAGTTTGGACAAAAATTCTCTGACTGGATGGTCTATGTGGGCAGTGAAATGCAAGATAACAACGGCACTACTTATAAAGATATTGTGATGTTTAATCCTTACATTAAAGACTCTCAACGCTTAATCACTGCAAAAAATGCAAAGATCACTAATACAAATCAAAGTATTGAACTCTCTTTAGTAGATGGAAAAATGTATGACATAAAAGATGAAATTTATCATCAAAGCAACTTCAAATCCATGAAGATAAGGACTGCCCAAAGTGAAGAGATAAGCGATATAGGCAGTATAAAAGAATACTGGACGGAGGCAAATAGTAGCGAAAAAAGAAGAAAAGACCTTAGCATATATGTGCTTGTTGCACTATTTCCACTTGCCAGTACACTTTTTGCTATAAGCTTTGGTATCGTTACTTACAGATATGAAAAGGGTATGGTTTATGTTGGCACATTTGGCGTTTTATTTGGGTATTTTACGCTCATAATGCTATTTTCATCAAAGCCATCTTTGGCGATTCCGCTAATATTTTTCGTCTTTTTATTGGCAGGAATTTTGCTTTTTAAAGCCAAGATCATGCAAAGATACTAATGAAAATCCAACTAATTTATAGCTACGATGGCTCCAAATTTCAAGGATCACAAACTCAGCCACATGAAAATGGCGTAGAAGATGAGCTCTCACGTGCTCTGGCTCACGTTGGAATATTTGAAAAAATAGTCTCTAGTTCACGTACAGATAAAAACGTCCATGCGATCAATCAAAGTTCAAGCGTAATTTGCGGCGATCATTTTAAAAATTTAGAGCACTTAAAAGAGCTAGTCAACCGCCACGCTCATCCAAATATTCATATAAAACGTATAAATTTAGTTGATGAAAATTTTCAAGCAAGATTTGACGCCGTAGCAAGGTCTTATAGATACATTATAGATCATGGAGAATTTGATGTTTTTAGCTCAAATTATAAAGTCTTTTTGCCAAAATTTGATATCAAAAAAGCAAATGAAATTTTATCTAATTTTGTTGGTGAGCATGAT of the Campylobacter concisus genome contains:
- the truA gene encoding tRNA pseudouridine(38-40) synthase TruA translates to MKIQLIYSYDGSKFQGSQTQPHENGVEDELSRALAHVGIFEKIVSSSRTDKNVHAINQSSSVICGDHFKNLEHLKELVNRHAHPNIHIKRINLVDENFQARFDAVARSYRYIIDHGEFDVFSSNYKVFLPKFDIKKANEILSNFVGEHDFSSYMKTGSDTKSPVREIFKAFCYEYKNQTVIVFKANGFLRAQVRLMVANLLKALSIKNGGELINASLNGCSALTRIPAPAEGLYLNRVFYKFN
- a CDS encoding prepilin peptidase, whose protein sequence is MDILVIFFAVFAFVLGICVGSFSNVLIYRLPRNESINFPASHCPNCDHKLNFYHNVPIFSWIFLGGKCAFCKQKISLVYPVIELASGMLFLICFFKECGEILSVEAPLYALFLGLCFVMLLALSVIDIRYKAVPDPLLFAALFFAFIYALMLFIFKENFAQILNLFLFALIFWVLRFVVSFAIKKEAMGSADIFIVAIIGAILPVKLALVAIYLAALFTLPVYAIVQKKGYELAFVPFLSLGLLITYAFKEQILEILRFIYE
- a CDS encoding LptF/LptG family permease, translating into MSRVNRYLLFNFLGTFASLFSTLFLIMSIVFFIQIARITSYIEISFGELFKLYSFMLPRVLLFVVPIAFFVSLAMTLFRLSKENESIVIFTLGGSPNKIARFFLAFSALLSTALLVVAIVMIPIAAQLNANFIDYKKTVAKLNLKPTQFGQKFSDWMVYVGSEMQDNNGTTYKDIVMFNPYIKDSQRLITAKNAKITNTNQSIELSLVDGKMYDIKDEIYHQSNFKSMKIRTAQSEEISDIGSIKEYWTEANSSEKRRKDLSIYVLVALFPLASTLFAISFGIVTYRYEKGMVYVGTFGVLFGYFTLIMLFSSKPSLAIPLIFFVFLLAGILLFKAKIMQRY